From Microcystis aeruginosa NIES-2549, a single genomic window includes:
- a CDS encoding N-6 DNA methylase: MKEQGLLFSEDSLLPEKLPQIQELRPSNNLSAVFEECHNYIYANEGMLKDKIFHEMVKLIIIKLHDEKSVKQSVNFGVTASEYKAIVANKSDEFMSRLSQLFTSIKNHYRGFFTDDTFKLKPLTLAYIVGRLQYINLSKTSGDIKGEAFQTFVNRHQRGDRGEFFTPHPIVRLAVEMIDPKPNEKIIDPACGSGGFLIQAINHVRQNNPEFNIASFVQESITGIEFNPDVALSGMIRLVFEGGTGSEIICTNALIEDEKLNNSFDVILTNPPFGNKGKVEDKKILQSYLLARKWHKSASNGWEVSPTVLAGQSPDILFIEKSIKLLRAGGRMAIILPDGLLQNISNGPIRHWLRSQTKILGVVSIPPEAFVPYGTGIKTSLLVVQKLPANNDSCFMAQIKKIGYDVKGQTIYKRNESGVIARKKSGLPIVDDDIDDISRSFRSFINGEFAQNSDCIYTVKNTLLNSRLDAEHYLPNDQKLLEHLKSIGAKPLGEIADILRDAADFRLARDSEIRYIAISDVDYRTMQVVSQQIIKAYEAPSRATYRLYKGDIITAISGASTGTPRQATALITEDEEGAICSNGFSVLRNIQGVEPLFLLVYMRTDFFLRQVKRYMTGHAIPTILGDDLLKVLVPIPPQSEQQRIAKSMTEIQAIRKEALKASENVVNEMSLLLGQFE; encoded by the coding sequence ATGAAAGAGCAAGGATTGTTATTTTCTGAAGACAGCCTGTTACCTGAAAAACTCCCGCAAATTCAGGAATTACGACCTTCTAACAATCTTTCCGCAGTTTTTGAAGAGTGCCATAATTATATTTACGCCAACGAAGGAATGCTCAAAGACAAGATTTTTCACGAGATGGTTAAACTAATCATCATCAAACTTCATGATGAAAAATCTGTCAAGCAATCTGTAAATTTTGGCGTTACAGCAAGTGAATATAAAGCCATCGTCGCCAATAAGTCCGATGAATTTATGTCGCGTCTCAGTCAATTATTTACCTCCATCAAGAATCATTATCGGGGATTTTTCACCGATGACACATTCAAGTTAAAACCTTTAACTCTTGCTTATATTGTAGGCAGGTTACAGTACATTAATTTAAGTAAAACATCTGGCGATATAAAAGGGGAAGCCTTCCAGACTTTTGTAAATAGACACCAGCGTGGAGATAGGGGAGAATTTTTTACCCCTCACCCAATTGTCCGCCTTGCGGTTGAAATGATAGACCCCAAACCAAACGAAAAAATTATAGATCCTGCTTGCGGAAGTGGTGGTTTTTTAATTCAAGCAATAAACCATGTTCGACAAAATAATCCAGAGTTCAATATAGCAAGTTTTGTGCAAGAAAGTATTACAGGAATTGAATTTAATCCCGATGTCGCTCTTTCGGGAATGATTCGTTTAGTTTTTGAAGGTGGCACAGGTTCAGAAATTATCTGCACTAATGCGCTTATCGAAGATGAAAAATTAAATAATTCCTTTGATGTTATCTTGACCAATCCTCCTTTCGGAAATAAAGGCAAAGTAGAAGACAAGAAAATTCTTCAATCATATCTTCTCGCCAGGAAATGGCATAAATCAGCGTCCAATGGTTGGGAAGTTTCCCCAACCGTTTTAGCGGGTCAGTCGCCCGATATTTTATTTATTGAGAAATCTATAAAATTATTGCGCGCAGGTGGGCGCATGGCGATTATTCTGCCCGATGGTCTATTACAAAATATCTCTAATGGACCGATTCGGCATTGGTTGCGCTCCCAAACAAAAATATTAGGTGTTGTTTCCATACCGCCGGAAGCATTCGTGCCATACGGTACAGGAATCAAGACATCACTTTTAGTAGTTCAAAAATTACCAGCAAACAATGATTCTTGTTTTATGGCACAAATCAAAAAAATAGGCTATGACGTTAAAGGACAAACAATATATAAGCGCAACGAGTCGGGAGTTATAGCCCGAAAAAAATCAGGTTTGCCAATAGTTGACGATGATATAGATGATATTTCTCGCTCTTTTAGGTCATTTATCAATGGCGAATTTGCACAAAACAGCGATTGTATTTATACAGTTAAAAACACCCTGCTCAATTCGAGACTGGATGCCGAACATTATTTACCCAATGACCAAAAATTATTAGAACATCTAAAATCTATTGGGGCGAAACCTTTAGGTGAAATTGCCGATATTTTGAGAGATGCGGCTGATTTTCGTTTAGCTAGGGATAGTGAAATTAGATATATAGCTATTTCCGATGTTGATTATCGTACAATGCAAGTTGTTTCTCAACAAATAATTAAGGCATACGAGGCCCCATCTCGCGCAACTTATAGATTGTACAAAGGCGATATTATTACAGCAATTTCAGGAGCAAGTACAGGAACACCACGCCAAGCAACAGCCCTAATCACGGAAGATGAAGAGGGGGCAATTTGCTCAAATGGATTTTCAGTATTAAGAAATATTCAGGGAGTCGAGCCTTTGTTTTTATTGGTATATATGCGAACAGACTTTTTTTTGCGTCAGGTTAAAAGGTACATGACAGGTCATGCTATTCCTACTATTTTAGGGGATGATTTGTTAAAAGTTTTAGTGCCTATTCCACCCCAATCTGAACAGCAGAGAATAGCAAAAAGTATGACCGAAATTCAAGCAATTAGAAAAGAAGCGTTAAAGGCAAGTGAGAATGTTGTTAACGAAATGAGTCTTCTAC
- the ychF gene encoding redox-regulated ATPase YchF, which produces MLKAGIVGLPNVGKSTLFNALVANAKAEAANFPFCTIEPNVGVVSVPDERLEVLAKISNSEKIVPTRIEFVDIAGLVKGASRGEGLGNQFLANIREVDAIVHVVRCFDNDDIIHVSGSVDPARDIEVINLELALADLGQVEKRVERLRKQAKNSKEAAEELVILEKILICLNDGISARKVDLSKEEEELIKNLGLLSRKPIIYAANVSEDDLATGNDWVESVRQIAQQEQAKVVIVSAQVESELVELSEEERKDFLGSLGVEEGGLKSLIKATYELLGLRTYLTTGPQETRAWTIIAGMKAPQAAGVIHSDFERGFIRAETVSYQDLVNSRTMSAAKEKGLVRSEGKEYIVQEGDVLLFRFNV; this is translated from the coding sequence ATGTTGAAAGCTGGAATCGTGGGACTGCCAAATGTGGGGAAATCGACCCTATTTAACGCTCTGGTGGCTAATGCTAAGGCGGAGGCCGCTAATTTCCCCTTTTGTACCATTGAACCGAATGTGGGTGTGGTATCCGTCCCCGATGAACGTCTGGAGGTTTTGGCTAAAATCTCTAATTCTGAGAAAATCGTGCCGACGCGGATTGAATTTGTCGATATCGCCGGATTAGTCAAGGGTGCGAGTCGGGGGGAAGGATTGGGTAATCAATTTTTGGCTAATATCCGGGAAGTGGACGCGATCGTTCATGTGGTGCGCTGTTTTGATAATGATGATATTATTCATGTTTCTGGGTCCGTGGATCCGGCCCGGGATATCGAGGTGATTAATCTAGAGTTAGCTCTAGCGGATTTGGGACAGGTGGAGAAGCGGGTGGAACGTTTACGCAAACAGGCGAAAAATAGCAAGGAAGCCGCCGAAGAATTGGTTATCCTTGAAAAAATCCTAATTTGTCTTAATGACGGTATTTCGGCGCGAAAAGTGGATTTAAGCAAAGAGGAAGAAGAATTAATTAAAAATCTCGGTTTATTGAGTCGTAAACCGATTATTTATGCCGCTAATGTGAGCGAAGATGATCTGGCCACGGGTAATGATTGGGTAGAAAGTGTCCGTCAAATTGCCCAACAGGAACAGGCAAAAGTTGTGATCGTTTCTGCTCAAGTAGAATCGGAATTAGTGGAATTGTCGGAGGAAGAAAGAAAAGATTTTCTCGGTTCTTTAGGAGTAGAAGAAGGGGGATTAAAATCTTTAATTAAAGCTACCTACGAGTTATTAGGACTGCGTACCTATCTCACCACTGGCCCCCAAGAAACCCGCGCATGGACGATTATTGCCGGTATGAAAGCACCCCAGGCAGCCGGAGTTATTCACTCGGATTTTGAACGGGGTTTTATTCGTGCAGAAACTGTGTCTTATCAGGATTTAGTTAATAGTCGCACGATGAGCGCCGCTAAAGAAAAAGGTTTAGTCAGAAGTGAAGGCAAGGAATACATTGTTCAAGAGGGTGATGTTTTACTATTCCGTTTTAATGTTTAG